In Planctobacterium marinum, the DNA window AAAAACTTGCTCAAGAAGTCTTTGAATTTGCGCTCGCCGATGAAACAAATACCGGTGCTGTCTTTTTTGTCGTGAGTGATCAATCCTTGCTCTTTGGCAATCTCTCGCACCACAGACTTTTCAATATGGCCAATGGGGAACAGAGTTTGCGCCACATGGTCACTGCCCAGAGTATAGAGAAAATAGCTTTGGTCTTTATTGTCGTCCAGGCCTCGCAGCATCTGCCAACCATCGTCCGCTTTACGGCGTTGCACATAGTGGCCTGTGGCGATGTAATCGGCACCCAGCTCTTCTGCAGCAAATTCAAGAAAGGCCTTAAATTTGATTTCCTTGTTGCACATGATATCGGGATTCGGCGTGCGGCCCGCTTTGTATTCCGCCAGGAAATACTCAAATACATTGTCCCAATATTCGGCGGCAAAGTTGATGGTGTGTAGTTCAATGCCAAGTTTATCCGCTACCTGCTGCGCATCTTGCAGGTCTTCGGCGGCGGCACAATATTCGTCGTTATCGTCTTCTTCCCAGTTTTTCATGAACAAACCTTCCACCTGGAAGCCTTGTTCTTTCAATAAATAAGCGGAAACAGAAGAATCCACACCACCAGACATACCCACAATAACTTTGGTTTGTTCTGGGATGATTTCTTCACCATATTGGCTGATTGCCTTGGGATCAAAATTCGACATCACGACTTGGTTTGTACCTCAATAAATTCGGGCCTTGTAGAATGGGGCGGGATTCTATCAAATTAAAGGGCGAGATTCATTCCAAATGCATCTAAAACAGAACAAAATTTAGAATGATTTTAACAGGCATCGCTTGAGCAATTCATTGCTTGTTATACCCCGAAACAATTAAACAAGATAACACTCGACACATATTTGTTGGGCTTAAGCAAATTTACAAGGAGTGTTTATGCGTTTTACATCTCTACTATTTTCTCTGGTTTTATCTGCACAGTGTTTCAGTCAAGCTTCAGCAGCTGCGCAATTTCCAACACCTGAGTCCGCGCTGGTTGCCTTGTGGAACGGTATGTCTCATGAGCCGGGAAAAGCTTCAGACATCGAATCTTTATCCGCACTATTTCACCCGGAAGCAAAAATTTTTGGCGTCAGTAGCGCAAAAGGGAAACCCGAGCTATTAGCATCTGACAAAAGTGAATTCATAAGTTTGTTATCTGAAGCTAATGAGCAAGGGTTTTTTGAATGTGAAATAGCCAGAAAGGTTGATGTTTATGACAGATTCGCCAGTGCTTACAGTGTGGTAGAAAGTCGCTTTATGCAGAGCGAGATCGCGCCTCAGTTCACGGGCGTCAACAGTATTCAACTATTCAAAGGCAATGATGGCTGGCAGATCATTAGTTTGTGTTATCAGGTGGAAGTGGATGATTTACCTATATCTGCTCCAAATGGCAAGACCGGCCAGTGTCTCAACTAGCATGAGATAGAAATTTGCTGCATCGTAATTGGTGGTCCGTTTAAGGAATATTATCAGCGCAGGCCAGGTACATTGCAGCCTTTATAGCAATATCTGATTTGGGTATTTGGACTGTTATGCCAGGTGAACCAATGGGGGTAACGGTAATTTGATTAGTATTATTGCTCATTAACGCATTGAGAATTTGTGTGACTTCGTCAGCTTTGAGTAGGGTTGAAGTCCAAGGGAGAGCTGTATTGAACGGACTAATTGGCTTACCGTTAAAGCTTATATCGATAAAATGTTCACTATCGGATTTTGAGTTTCTGTTCCTAAATCTGGCAGTTATATTTAAAAGGTGGGTTTTGGTGGGTATTCCGATGTGGTCTGGTGCGTTGTGATAATCAGAGTCGGAACCCCAAAAACCAAACTGAAAACTAATCGAAACATTATCAGTCTCGTTAAACTCAGTGGTTATATCGTTGCCAAGCCAACAAAGACTTTCTCTGTCGTTATAATAGGAATCCCATGTGTTCTCGTCGCTGATGGTTCTCCCAACTCCTGAACTGAATGCAAACCCTGAATAAACAGTGACGATGAACATTACTAGCTTGCTTACAGACATACACAGACCATATCTTTAATAGGGTAAGAAAAAGTTACATCAGGAACGATTGTATGTCTACAGACATTCTGCTTTTAACAATGCCATTCAGCGATAGCAGGACCTACAAATGGTCTATTGATTCAGTGTAGATTTGCATTGGGCTACAGTGAGG includes these proteins:
- the mnmA gene encoding tRNA 2-thiouridine(34) synthase MnmA; amino-acid sequence: MSNFDPKAISQYGEEIIPEQTKVIVGMSGGVDSSVSAYLLKEQGFQVEGLFMKNWEEDDNDEYCAAAEDLQDAQQVADKLGIELHTINFAAEYWDNVFEYFLAEYKAGRTPNPDIMCNKEIKFKAFLEFAAEELGADYIATGHYVQRRKADDGWQMLRGLDDNKDQSYFLYTLGSDHVAQTLFPIGHIEKSVVREIAKEQGLITHDKKDSTGICFIGERKFKDFLSKFLPAQPGVIKTAEGEDIGEHDGLMYHTLGQRKGLHIGGTKNHGDEPWYVVDKDVANNVLIVGQGANHPRLFSNGLIAKQLDWVARKAPVAASETLRCTVKTRYRQQDIDCQISMAENGQCQVIFDQPQKAVTPGQSAVFYANEVCLGGGIIESYIR